The genomic DNA TTGTCTTCGCTATCGCTCAGACTAAAAAATGATTGAAGTAGCAAAATTTGATATTCAAAAGATAGAAAATCCAGACATTGAAGGAACTCAATATCAGCAAGGTAATCTTTATCAATAT from Desulfobacterales bacterium includes the following:
- a CDS encoding RRXRR domain-containing protein, which translates into the protein MIEVAKFDIQKIENPDIEGTQYQQGNLYQY